The following are encoded together in the Cheilinus undulatus linkage group 3, ASM1832078v1, whole genome shotgun sequence genome:
- the LOC121507207 gene encoding interferon-inducible GTPase 5-like, with product MDDHFNFNHEEIKEALQNNDQASAVKKIKEYLDQQDQIPLNIAVTGESGSGKSTFVNAFRGIGDDDEGAAATGPVETTMEATQYPHPVYPNVVLWDLPGIGTPTFSAAEYLKEVKFENADFFIIISADRFTENDVKLAKEIQRMEKKFYFVRSKIDDNMRAEGRRKNFNAEQTLEKIKNNCIQGLKNQSIENPQVFLVSSFELHLYDFHLLEETLEEELPAHKRAALLYAMPNISLEIINKKKKALQADIKYIACLSTAVACVPIPGVSLVVDLPILVTTTQKYKNALGLDDRSLENLAWSANVPVEDLRAEIKSELAKTEITKERVLKVLCMSTTLLCALAAEEVVTFIPVIGTFIAASLSCVSTYMSLTLFLDMLADDAQRIFKRVLGLDTSV from the exons ATggatgatcattttaattttaatcatgaagaaataaaagaggCTCTGCAGAACAATGACCAAGCCTCGGCTGTTAAAAAGATCAAAGAGTATTTGGATCAACAGGATCAAATTCCTCTCAACATTGCCGTCACTGGAGAGTCCGGCTCTGGTAAATCCACCTTCGTCAATGCTTTTAGAGGGAtaggtgatgatgatgagggaGCTGCTGCTACTGGTCCTGTAGAAACCACCATGGAGGCAACACAGTACCCTCACCCAGTCTATCCCAATGTTGTACTCTGGGATCTCCCTGGTATCGGCACCCCAACATTTTCAGCTGCTGAATACCTGAAGGAGGTGAAGTTTGAGAATGCTGacttcttcatcatcatctcagCTGATCGCTTCACAGAAAATGATGTGAAGCTGGCCAAAGAGATTCAGAGGATGGAGAAGAAGTTCTACTTTGTTCGCTCAAAGATTGATGACAACATGCGTGCTGAGGGAAGACGGAAAAACTTCAATGCAGAACAGACCCTAGAGAAGATAAAGAATAACTGTATTCAAG GTCTGAAGAATCAAAGTATTGAGAACCCCCAAGTCTTCCTGGTGTCCAGCTTTGAACTTCACCTGTATGATTTCCATCTGTTAGAGGAAACCCTGGAGGAGGAGCTTCCTGCACACAAGAGAGCTGCTCTGCTGTATGCCATGCCAAATATCAGTCTGGAGATAATTAACAAGAAGAAAAAGGCTTTGCAGGCTGACATAAAATACATTGCCTGTTTATCTACCGCAGTGGCATGTGTACCAATTCCTGGAGTCTCTCTTGTTGTTGATCTACCCATCCTGGTGACCACAacccaaaaatacaaaaatgcttTGGGTCTTGATGACAGGTCACTGGAAAATCTTGCTTGGAGTGCAAATGTACCTGTGGAGGATCTCAGAGCAGAGATAAAATCAGAACTGGCTAAAACAGAAATAACTAAAGAACGTGTACTGAAAGTCCTCTGCATGTCTACAACTTTATTATGTGCACTTGCTGCAGAGGAGGTGGTCACATTTATCCCAGTCATAGGTACCTTTATAGCAGCAAGTCTCTCTTGTGTCTCTACCTACATGTCTCTCACTTTGTTCCTCGACATGCTGGCAGATGATGCACAGAGGATTTTTAAAAGAGTCCTGGGTTTGGACACCTCAGTGTGA